A region of Shewanella psychromarinicola DNA encodes the following proteins:
- a CDS encoding NAD(P)/FAD-dependent oxidoreductase, which translates to MLSSQTHTVSNMDVDVAIIGAGPSGAIAASLLRQQGHQVIVIEKQHFPRFSIGESLLPCCMQFLEQAGMLEAVNQAGFQFKNGAAFRHQGRYTTFDFNDKFTPGPSTTFQVQRADFDKLLADTAIGQGVDIRFGHRVDNIDLTENPRLTVTNEQGQQYQVNAKFVLDASGFGRVLPRLLNLEQPSNLPPRSAIFTHIEDNISDPSFDRNKILISVHPKHKDIWYWLIPFNHNRCSIGVVAEPHLLQHLSGTLEQQLLAIVNEEPELQRLLANANIVQPCATLKGYSANVTTLATNKFALLGNAGEFLDPVFSSGVTIAMQSASMAVASVNKQLNGQTVDWNTEYTEPLMQGVNTFRTYVQAWYDGRFQDVIFYQQANSKIKQMICSILAGYAWDMSNPFVKESERRLNTIVELCQEPNIA; encoded by the coding sequence ATGTTAAGCAGTCAAACACATACAGTCAGCAACATGGACGTCGACGTTGCCATCATTGGCGCAGGCCCTTCAGGCGCTATTGCTGCAAGCCTATTACGCCAGCAAGGTCATCAGGTTATTGTTATTGAAAAACAGCATTTTCCACGTTTTTCAATTGGCGAAAGCTTACTGCCTTGTTGCATGCAGTTTCTCGAACAAGCCGGCATGTTAGAAGCGGTTAATCAGGCTGGATTTCAGTTTAAAAATGGCGCCGCATTTCGCCACCAAGGTCGCTATACTACTTTTGATTTTAATGACAAATTTACCCCTGGCCCAAGCACTACCTTTCAGGTTCAGCGGGCTGATTTTGATAAACTATTGGCAGACACAGCAATCGGTCAAGGGGTCGATATTCGTTTTGGTCATCGAGTCGATAATATTGATCTTACTGAAAATCCTCGCTTAACGGTAACGAATGAACAAGGTCAGCAATATCAAGTTAACGCTAAATTTGTGCTTGATGCCAGTGGTTTTGGTCGAGTACTACCACGATTGTTGAACCTAGAACAGCCGTCAAACCTGCCGCCTCGAAGTGCTATTTTTACCCACATTGAAGACAACATCAGCGATCCCAGCTTTGATCGTAATAAGATCCTCATTAGCGTTCACCCAAAGCATAAGGATATTTGGTACTGGTTAATCCCTTTTAACCATAACCGTTGCTCCATTGGGGTGGTGGCGGAGCCTCATTTACTGCAACATTTATCCGGTACCCTAGAACAACAACTGTTAGCGATAGTGAATGAAGAACCAGAGCTACAACGCTTACTGGCTAACGCTAATATTGTTCAACCTTGCGCCACATTGAAAGGTTATTCGGCCAATGTCACCACCTTAGCAACCAACAAGTTTGCTTTGCTGGGCAACGCTGGAGAATTCCTTGACCCGGTATTTTCATCAGGGGTAACGATTGCAATGCAGTCAGCATCAATGGCAGTAGCCAGTGTAAATAAGCAACTTAACGGTCAAACCGTTGACTGGAATACCGAGTACACAGAGCCATTAATGCAAGGGGTAAACACCTTTAGAACCTATGTCCAAGCTTGGTATGATGGACGTTTTCAAGATGTCATTTTCTATCAACAAGCCAACAGCAAGATTAAACAAATGATTTGCTCAATTTTAGCGGGCTACGCTTGGGACATGAGTAATCCGTTTGTGAAAGAGTCTGAGCGACGCCTCAACACCATTGTTGAGTTATGTCAGGAGCCCAATATTGCTTAA
- a CDS encoding DUF3261 domain-containing protein, translating into MLNLFEHFIDLLSRRIVALLLLSLLTACSQQIVRQTCVPLTGEAQYSLSPTSTVLTDAHQEINLTQMVNFTRGQDSHELLTQLELNPQRMTLVGLAPLGQALFTLVYDGQTLQSQQSLLLGEQFKAEYLMAIMQIIYWPTEQVNRHLSGGELMIKPCNMGLCKQLLDANGELMRLTYSNIDPWLAQVNVDIDAADIHIKITPIE; encoded by the coding sequence TTGCTTAACCTATTCGAGCATTTTATTGATTTGTTATCACGCCGTATTGTGGCCCTGCTTCTACTAAGCTTATTAACCGCTTGCAGCCAGCAAATCGTGCGGCAAACTTGTGTCCCTCTCACGGGTGAAGCACAATATTCCTTAAGTCCAACCTCGACAGTATTAACTGATGCTCATCAAGAGATTAATTTAACTCAAATGGTTAACTTTACCCGTGGGCAAGATAGCCATGAGTTATTAACCCAGCTTGAACTCAACCCACAACGGATGACGTTAGTAGGATTAGCGCCTCTTGGGCAAGCACTATTCACACTAGTGTACGATGGGCAAACCCTGCAAAGTCAGCAAAGTCTGTTATTGGGTGAGCAGTTTAAAGCGGAATATTTAATGGCGATAATGCAGATAATTTACTGGCCAACGGAGCAAGTCAATCGCCACTTAAGTGGCGGTGAATTAATGATTAAACCCTGTAATATGGGGCTATGTAAGCAACTGCTGGATGCTAATGGCGAGTTAATGAGGTTAACGTATAGCAATATAGATCCATGGTTAGCGCAAGTGAACGTTGACATCGACGCCGCTGATATTCACATAAAAATCACTCCAATTGAATAG